From Bacillus pumilus, one genomic window encodes:
- the purE gene encoding 5-(carboxyamino)imidazole ribonucleotide mutase: MKPLVGVIMGSTSDWETMKNACDILEELDIPYEKQVVSAHRTPDLMFEYAAEARGKGLKVIIAGAGGAAHLPGMVAAKTTLPVIGVPVQSKALNGLDSLLSIVQMPGGVPVATVAIGKAGATNAGLLAAQMISAFDETIAARLEERREQTKQTVLESSDQLV; this comes from the coding sequence ATGAAGCCGCTTGTAGGTGTCATCATGGGAAGTACATCTGATTGGGAAACAATGAAAAATGCGTGCGATATCTTAGAGGAATTAGACATTCCGTATGAAAAACAGGTGGTATCCGCACATCGGACACCTGACTTGATGTTTGAATATGCGGCAGAAGCAAGAGGTAAAGGACTAAAAGTCATCATTGCCGGTGCTGGAGGCGCAGCACATTTACCGGGGATGGTCGCAGCGAAAACGACACTGCCGGTCATTGGTGTGCCCGTACAATCAAAAGCACTAAATGGGCTGGATTCCTTATTATCCATCGTTCAAATGCCAGGCGGTGTACCGGTTGCGACAGTGGCGATTGGCAAAGCCGGTGCAACAAATGCAGGGCTTCTTGCCGCGCAAATGATTTCAGCATTTGATGAAACAATCGCTGCTCGCCTTGAAGAAAGAAGAGAGCAAACAAAACAGACTGTACTAGAAAGCAGTGATCAGCTTGTCTAA